The following coding sequences lie in one Rutidosis leptorrhynchoides isolate AG116_Rl617_1_P2 chromosome 4, CSIRO_AGI_Rlap_v1, whole genome shotgun sequence genomic window:
- the LOC139841295 gene encoding uncharacterized protein: MHWAWAKCPVAWRGQYMRGDHSHPTIMLEVVASYDNWIWHAYFGVAGSNNDINVLNSSNLFNSMLNEEMPDVPYHINGVEYRRGYYLADDIYPTWAAFVKGFSSVVDKKHSYFTKKHAEARKDVERTFGILQGRQPARSYEVNQMRRLMYTCIIIHNIIIEDNGYNLAENDWVVEPVQHIQRTWIERCDARARRTRELRDREVYEGLRSELVEHLWDLRDDL, from the coding sequence ATGCACTGGGCTTGGGCAAAATGTCCAGTTGCATGGAGAGGCCAATATATGCGAGGTGATCACAGTCATCCAACTATTATGCTTGAAGTCGTCGCCTCGTATGATAATTGGATTTGGCATGCGTATTTTGGTGTTGCAGGATCAAACAACGATATAAATGTGTTAAACAGTAGTAATTTGTTCAACTCAATGCTCAATGAGGAAATGCCAGATGTGCCTTATCATATAAACGGTGTTGAGTACAGAAGAGGATACTATTTAGCTGACGATATTTATCCAACATGGGCCGCATTTGTTAAGGGATTTTCAAGTGTAGTTGACAAAAAACATTCTTACTTTACAAAGAAACACGCGGAAGCTCGCAAAGATGTAGAAAGGACTTTTGGGATTCTACAAGGTCGTCAACCCGCACGATCTTACGAAGTGAATCAAATGAGGCGACTTATGTATACATGCATCATAATACACAACATCATTATTGAAGACAATGGATACAACCTTGCTGAGAATGATTGGGTTGTTGAGCCGGTTCAACATATACAACGTACTTGGATCGAGAGATGCGACGCTCGTGCAAGAAGAACAAGGGAGTTACGTGATAGAGAAGTGTATGAAGGCTTACGATCAGAATTGGTTGAACATTTGTGGGATCTTCGAGACGACTTATGA